A part of Candidatus Hydrogenedentota bacterium genomic DNA contains:
- a CDS encoding aspartate kinase codes for MGFITCKFGGSSLADAACVRKAEAIIRSDPQRRYIVPSAPGKRTEEDKKITDLLYAWHSLAKQGLDVSQPKGIIAERFGELARELGIPFDVGAHMERIAAEGEQHAEPDYMASRGEYLNGLLMAELLGATFIDPAECVFFDDEGGLDKKTYSALAKRMAGDGLFVVPGFYGVMPDGRVRTFSRGGSDVTGAIVARATHSVLYENWTDVSGFRMADPRVVPHARRIQEVTYKELRELSYMGAKVLHEEAIFPVRETGIPVNIRNTHKPEVPGTMIVSKRESTEPVCGIAARKGFSMITIEKALMNRELGFGRRLLMILEEFGISFEHMPSSIDTVSVIVRDDLLGSHGPAVIKKIERRCDPDRVELSPGLALIATVGQGMAGHIGIAAKLMGALAEARVNIRVIDQGSSENNIIVGVEDKDMETAVRAIYGVFTHSEG; via the coding sequence ATGGGATTCATCACGTGCAAATTTGGGGGATCGTCGCTGGCAGACGCGGCATGTGTCCGCAAAGCGGAAGCGATTATCCGGTCCGATCCGCAGCGGCGGTATATCGTGCCGTCGGCGCCAGGCAAACGCACGGAAGAGGACAAGAAAATCACAGACCTGTTGTATGCGTGGCACAGCCTGGCTAAGCAGGGGCTGGATGTGTCCCAGCCGAAGGGCATCATCGCGGAACGTTTCGGGGAGTTGGCGAGGGAGCTGGGTATCCCCTTCGACGTGGGCGCACACATGGAACGGATCGCCGCCGAGGGAGAGCAGCATGCTGAACCGGATTACATGGCTTCCCGCGGGGAATATCTCAACGGCCTGCTGATGGCGGAGCTTCTGGGAGCCACGTTTATCGACCCTGCCGAGTGCGTTTTCTTCGATGATGAAGGGGGGCTCGACAAAAAGACCTACAGTGCTTTGGCAAAACGCATGGCAGGAGACGGCCTGTTTGTTGTGCCGGGTTTCTACGGAGTGATGCCCGACGGCCGGGTCAGGACGTTTTCACGGGGCGGCAGCGATGTGACCGGGGCAATCGTAGCCCGGGCAACCCACTCCGTCCTGTACGAAAACTGGACCGACGTTTCGGGCTTCCGTATGGCCGATCCGAGAGTGGTGCCCCATGCCAGGCGCATCCAAGAAGTGACGTACAAGGAACTGCGCGAACTTTCGTACATGGGCGCAAAGGTGCTGCATGAGGAGGCGATCTTCCCCGTCCGTGAAACAGGCATCCCGGTCAACATCCGCAATACACACAAGCCTGAGGTGCCGGGAACGATGATCGTGTCTAAACGCGAGAGCACCGAACCCGTGTGCGGCATTGCGGCGCGCAAGGGTTTCTCCATGATCACAATCGAAAAAGCGCTGATGAACCGCGAATTGGGGTTTGGCCGCCGCTTGCTGATGATCCTCGAAGAGTTCGGGATCAGTTTCGAGCATATGCCGTCGAGTATCGACACGGTTTCGGTGATAGTCAGGGACGACTTGCTGGGCAGCCACGGTCCCGCGGTGATCAAGAAGATCGAGCGCCGGTGCGATCCCGACCGCGTGGAGTTGTCGCCGGGGCTTGCGCTGATCGCAACGGTAGGCCAGGGCATGGCGGGTCACATCGGTATTGCCGCGAAACTGATGGGCGCGCTCGCGGAGGCCCGCGTGAACATACGCGTTATCGACCAGGGCTCTTCGGAAAACAACATCATCGTAGGCGTCGAAGATAAAGACATGGAGACGGCAGTGCGCGCAATTTACGGTGTTTTCACTCACTCGGAGGGTTAA
- a CDS encoding 1-deoxy-D-xylulose-5-phosphate reductoisomerase, with protein sequence MPIRLSILGSTGSIGRSALDVVRHYPGMFEVVALGAFSNTDLLAEQLREFRPPHVAVADEAAAARLDLSGLNTRLWRGSNGLEEIAAMSVDVALCAVVGAAGLKPVLRAIEAGNRIALANKEPLVMAGPLIMETARRRRVDVLPVDSEHNAVFQCLQGHSRDDVHRIHLTASGGPFYGKPCEARRNVTPEEAANHPTWDMGKKISVDSATLMNKGLEVIEAMWLFGMPLDKIGVIIHPQSIVHSMVEFTDGSILAQMGPTDMKFPILFALTWPERVREPMGRLDLTQVEKLTFAKPDFSEFPCLHLALKSARKGGTAPTVLNAANEVAVQAFCRKRIPFLEIPALVEHVLASSPIENEVSLESVLAADGCARERAERYIEARFQTV encoded by the coding sequence GTGCCGATACGCCTTTCCATATTGGGCTCGACGGGCTCGATTGGCCGAAGCGCCCTTGACGTGGTGCGACACTACCCCGGCATGTTTGAGGTAGTCGCGCTCGGCGCGTTCTCGAATACCGATTTGCTGGCCGAACAGCTGCGCGAGTTTCGCCCTCCCCATGTGGCGGTAGCGGATGAAGCGGCCGCCGCCCGATTGGACCTCTCGGGCCTGAATACGCGTTTGTGGCGCGGCAGCAACGGTTTGGAGGAGATTGCCGCCATGAGCGTGGACGTTGCGCTGTGCGCTGTCGTGGGCGCGGCGGGTCTCAAGCCGGTACTGCGGGCGATCGAAGCGGGCAACCGCATAGCGCTGGCCAACAAGGAGCCCCTGGTCATGGCTGGCCCGTTGATTATGGAGACAGCCAGGCGCAGGCGCGTGGACGTGCTGCCGGTGGACAGCGAGCACAACGCCGTCTTCCAATGCCTGCAAGGGCATTCCAGGGACGATGTTCACCGGATTCATCTCACGGCGTCGGGCGGGCCCTTTTACGGCAAACCGTGCGAAGCGCGCCGCAACGTTACCCCTGAAGAGGCGGCAAACCATCCCACGTGGGACATGGGCAAGAAGATCAGCGTGGATTCGGCTACCTTGATGAACAAGGGATTGGAAGTCATCGAAGCCATGTGGCTTTTCGGCATGCCGCTCGATAAGATCGGCGTGATCATCCATCCCCAGAGCATTGTCCACAGCATGGTGGAATTCACCGACGGCAGTATCTTGGCACAGATGGGTCCAACGGACATGAAATTCCCCATCCTGTTCGCGTTGACATGGCCTGAGCGCGTCCGAGAGCCCATGGGCCGTCTTGACCTGACCCAGGTTGAGAAGCTTACCTTCGCCAAACCCGATTTCAGCGAATTCCCGTGCCTGCACCTCGCTCTCAAATCCGCCAGAAAGGGTGGGACCGCGCCGACGGTGTTGAACGCAGCGAATGAGGTGGCGGTCCAGGCTTTCTGCCGGAAGCGAATCCCGTTTCTGGAAATCCCGGCCCTGGTGGAGCATGTTTTGGCGAGTTCCCCTATCGAGAACGAGGTGTCGCTCGAGTCCGTTCTGGCTGCCGATGGATGCGCCCGAGAGCGGGCGGAACGCTATATTGAGGCCAGATTTCAGACAGTATGA
- a CDS encoding site-2 protease family protein, producing the protein MVFGGVFVFIIVLGVLIFFHEMGHFIAAKACHIYVDRFSLGMPPRLFGIKLGETDYCVGALPIGGYVKMAGQEDTPLTEEERQKQYGEVPPERWFNNRPVWQRMIVITAGPVMNVVLGVLLYGIVAAVGTEVPESEVTARVGFVKPESPAATAPMYRIPDTAENTATAGEPDTTGWRTGDLIISVDGEAMRSFSDVGFAAILGAGRVLDVLLERSEEGETVRYLSRIEPQHVEDSKHTQFGIEPFRTALIGRILPGLPACESGLKDGDILQTANGQIIDSTSFTKFLENMGDNGTVSLEVERENAVFDVTLKPATIGRFEGVVFSPSLYSEEEGEGPPTIGYVSDQVKEDTGLARGDEVLEVNGKPATAVNLREAERDSAGKSLTLKVRHKARLFGLAGAEETQTVEITPVPSAAIGIVWGEKMVFHRAAAREVVPEAFRQGFKALSRTIKTLAMLFTGTVSPSDLGGPVLIYQVTTTAASMGLMWLFKITAFISVNLCVFNLLPLPVLDGGLLLLLSWEGIRRKPLPEKALERIQQVGLVIIISLLLFVTYNDILRWVTSTL; encoded by the coding sequence ATGGTTTTTGGCGGCGTATTTGTGTTTATTATCGTATTGGGAGTGCTCATTTTCTTTCACGAAATGGGACACTTTATCGCGGCTAAGGCATGCCATATCTATGTCGACCGGTTCAGCCTCGGAATGCCTCCCCGGCTGTTCGGGATCAAGCTCGGAGAAACGGACTACTGTGTAGGTGCCTTGCCTATCGGTGGTTACGTGAAAATGGCAGGACAAGAGGACACCCCCCTTACCGAAGAGGAGCGTCAGAAACAGTACGGCGAGGTCCCTCCGGAACGCTGGTTCAACAACAGGCCCGTGTGGCAGCGGATGATTGTTATCACAGCCGGGCCGGTCATGAACGTTGTGCTGGGGGTCTTGTTATACGGAATAGTGGCGGCGGTCGGCACCGAAGTTCCTGAAAGCGAGGTCACCGCCCGAGTAGGATTTGTGAAACCCGAGTCTCCCGCGGCCACGGCGCCGATGTACCGAATACCCGATACCGCGGAGAACACGGCAACCGCCGGCGAACCGGATACAACGGGCTGGCGGACGGGTGACCTGATCATCTCTGTTGACGGCGAAGCCATGCGCAGCTTCTCGGACGTCGGCTTTGCGGCGATTCTGGGGGCCGGCAGAGTCTTGGATGTGCTGCTCGAGCGTTCCGAAGAGGGGGAAACGGTCCGGTACCTGTCTCGAATTGAACCCCAACACGTTGAAGACAGCAAGCATACACAGTTTGGCATCGAGCCATTCAGGACGGCGCTGATAGGCCGGATCCTGCCTGGATTACCTGCTTGTGAATCGGGCCTCAAAGATGGCGATATTCTGCAAACCGCGAATGGCCAAATCATTGACAGCACAAGCTTTACCAAGTTCCTGGAAAACATGGGGGACAACGGCACGGTGAGCCTCGAGGTCGAGCGCGAAAATGCGGTGTTCGACGTGACGCTCAAGCCGGCAACGATTGGACGGTTCGAAGGCGTTGTGTTCTCACCCTCCCTTTACAGCGAGGAAGAGGGAGAGGGGCCGCCGACCATCGGATATGTCTCGGACCAAGTGAAAGAGGACACGGGCCTCGCTCGGGGGGACGAAGTTCTCGAAGTGAACGGCAAGCCGGCAACGGCTGTGAACCTTCGCGAGGCGGAGCGGGACAGCGCTGGCAAGAGCCTGACGCTCAAAGTTCGGCACAAAGCGCGCCTGTTCGGGCTCGCCGGAGCGGAAGAAACACAAACCGTCGAAATCACTCCGGTGCCGTCGGCGGCCATCGGCATTGTCTGGGGTGAAAAGATGGTTTTCCACCGGGCCGCTGCACGCGAGGTGGTTCCCGAGGCGTTTCGTCAAGGGTTCAAGGCGTTGTCGCGCACAATTAAAACGCTCGCCATGCTCTTCACGGGCACGGTAAGCCCGAGCGACTTGGGCGGTCCGGTGCTGATTTACCAGGTGACGACGACCGCGGCCAGTATGGGTTTGATGTGGCTGTTCAAGATAACGGCGTTCATCAGCGTCAATCTCTGTGTATTCAATCTGCTGCCGTTGCCAGTGCTGGACGGCGGTCTCCTGCTCTTGCTTTCCTGGGAGGGCATTCGCAGGAAGCCCCTGCCCGAGAAAGCCCTGGAGCGCATCCAGCAAGTGGGTTTGGTCATCATCATCAGTCTGCTGCTTTTCGTGACATATAACGACATACTCCGGTGGGTGACGTCCACGCTTTAG